A DNA window from Hydrogenophaga taeniospiralis contains the following coding sequences:
- a CDS encoding response regulator transcription factor, protein MRALVVEDDTGIASGLTVSLRQAGYAVDVCQTLDAAWAALSVEPFDVMLLDLGLPDGDGLDLLARLRRQREPAAGHDALPHSDMPVLIMTARDGVSDRISGLDSGADDYIVKPFDANELLARLRAMLRRASGRSKPVIEHGDLVLDPANRTVERAGQPVALGGREFALLLTLLQARPQVLSKSRLESALYGFGESLESNAIEVHVHHLRRKLGDALIKTVRGVGYFIPREDAPPAPGKADAA, encoded by the coding sequence ATGCGCGCACTTGTGGTGGAAGACGATACCGGCATCGCCAGCGGCCTGACCGTGTCGCTGCGCCAGGCCGGTTACGCGGTGGACGTGTGCCAGACCCTGGACGCGGCCTGGGCGGCGCTCTCGGTGGAGCCGTTCGACGTCATGCTGCTCGACCTGGGCCTGCCCGATGGCGACGGGCTGGACCTGCTCGCGCGCCTGCGCCGCCAGCGCGAACCCGCCGCCGGACACGACGCCCTGCCCCACAGCGACATGCCGGTGCTGATCATGACCGCGCGCGACGGCGTGAGCGACCGCATCAGCGGGCTGGACAGCGGCGCCGACGACTACATCGTCAAACCCTTCGACGCCAACGAGCTGCTGGCCCGGCTGCGCGCCATGCTGCGCCGCGCCAGCGGGCGCAGCAAGCCGGTGATCGAGCACGGCGACCTGGTGCTCGACCCGGCCAACCGCACCGTCGAACGCGCGGGCCAGCCGGTGGCCCTGGGCGGGCGCGAGTTCGCGCTGCTGCTCACCCTGCTGCAGGCGCGCCCGCAGGTCCTTTCAAAATCGCGGCTGGAGTCGGCGCTGTACGGCTTTGGCGAATCGCTGGAGAGCAACGCGATCGAGGTGCACGTGCACCACCTGCGCCGCAAGCTGGGCGACGCGCTGATCAAGACCGTGCGCGGCGTGGGCTACTTCATCCCGCGCGAGGACGCCCCCCCGGCGCCGGGCAAGGCGGACGCGGCGTGA
- a CDS encoding sensor histidine kinase, whose translation MNLASTPRPARQPVLRRYILSWTLGALLVVWLTLIAVAAATGFRETRKFSDGQLVAMARLWLEAAPTGTTRNSIPESAGVDHEYMQDVAVLAWENGRLVADTHRMAPGLNLSRLPLHGFSTVTLQTEHGVGEWRSYGVQLNVGGRQRRVLALMDMDKRFELGKDIAKHVAQPAILVLPLVALVLWWTIRRGLRPLDRLSSEVEALDGFAGQRLDTQHRFREFFSTVAAINTLVDTLQTRAQREREFASDVAHELRTPLSAIALQASAAQHGASREQLAQLEQEALRAGRILSQLLDLARAQRTGADGPGGVVAQSVALGAVASDLISRHAQLGYETDHELSLVQPATAVEVVVPPMLLELALRNLIENALRHTPRGTQVCVEVWQTPQAVGVSVSDDGQRGGPPPLDTSPPGGARLAPADTSGLGLGLRLVERIAEQMGAGFERDAGQSPMTTRFTLRWKR comes from the coding sequence GTGAACCTCGCCTCGACGCCACGGCCCGCGCGCCAGCCCGTGCTGCGCCGCTACATCCTGAGCTGGACGCTGGGCGCCCTGCTGGTGGTGTGGCTCACGCTGATCGCCGTGGCCGCGGCCACCGGGTTTCGCGAAACCCGCAAGTTCTCGGACGGGCAACTGGTGGCGATGGCCCGCTTGTGGCTCGAAGCGGCGCCCACCGGGACCACCCGCAACAGCATCCCCGAATCGGCCGGGGTGGATCACGAGTACATGCAGGACGTGGCCGTGCTGGCCTGGGAGAACGGCCGCCTGGTGGCCGACACCCACCGCATGGCGCCGGGCCTGAACCTGAGCCGTTTGCCCTTGCACGGGTTTTCCACCGTGACGCTCCAGACCGAACACGGCGTGGGGGAATGGCGCTCCTACGGTGTGCAGCTCAACGTGGGCGGGCGCCAGCGCCGCGTGCTGGCGCTGATGGACATGGACAAGCGCTTCGAGCTCGGCAAGGACATCGCCAAACACGTGGCGCAGCCCGCGATCCTGGTGCTGCCGCTGGTGGCCCTGGTGCTGTGGTGGACCATCCGGCGCGGCCTGCGCCCGCTCGACCGCCTCTCCAGCGAGGTCGAGGCGCTGGACGGTTTTGCCGGCCAGCGGCTGGACACGCAGCACCGCTTCCGCGAGTTCTTCAGCACCGTGGCGGCGATCAACACCCTGGTGGACACGCTGCAGACCCGCGCCCAGCGCGAGCGCGAGTTCGCCTCCGACGTGGCCCACGAGCTGCGCACCCCACTGTCGGCCATCGCGCTGCAGGCCAGCGCGGCCCAGCACGGCGCCTCGCGCGAGCAACTGGCCCAGCTGGAGCAGGAGGCCCTGCGCGCCGGGCGCATCCTGTCCCAGCTGCTGGACCTGGCCCGGGCGCAACGCACCGGCGCCGACGGCCCGGGCGGCGTCGTGGCGCAAAGCGTGGCCCTGGGCGCCGTCGCCAGCGACCTGATCTCCCGCCACGCGCAGCTGGGCTACGAGACCGACCACGAGCTGTCGCTGGTGCAGCCCGCGACCGCGGTGGAAGTCGTGGTGCCGCCCATGCTGCTGGAGCTGGCCTTGCGCAACCTGATCGAAAACGCCCTGCGCCACACCCCGCGCGGCACCCAGGTGTGTGTCGAGGTCTGGCAAACGCCGCAGGCGGTGGGGGTTTCGGTCAGCGACGACGGCCAGCGCGGCGGCCCGCCACCGCTGGACACCAGCCCGCCCGGTGGTGCCCGACTGGCGCCCGCGGACACCTCCGGCCTGGGGCTGGGCCTGCGCCTGGTCGAGCGCATCGCCGAACAGATGGGCGCGGGTTTCGAGCGCGATGCGGGCCAGTCACCCATGACCACGCGCTTTACCCTGCGCTGGAAAAGGTAG